GTTTCTACACACCTCAACGAACCCATTTCGATTGACGACATGGCCGCGCGTGCGGGTATGAGCCGCGCCGTTTTCCACCGCAAATTCAAGAATGCGACGACAATGTCTCCGATCCAGTTTGTAAAATCGATGCGCTTGAATAATGCGGCTATGAAGATTGCGGGTGGCATGACGGTGAATGAAGCAGCCCTTGATGTCGGTTATGTCAGTCCATCGCAATTTAGCCGCGAATTCAAACGCTTGTATGGGCAATCACCGCGGCAATGGGGGGATGCACAACACCCCGCGTTGACCCTAAACTAGGCGAAATTACGAGCGCGCTAAACTGAAACTCTATATGCAACCTCTGCATGAAAAGGGGAACTTTATGCTGCGTTAGCAAAATGTCGCTAATGGTGTCGTTTTCAGACTAGACCCACCGGAGTCTCGGGCGTAGGCGCGGCGGTAAGCCGACCCGTAAGGAGATCAACATGGTACAGGTGTTTTTTGCGTCTTGGGCATTGTTCCTAGGCATGTTTATGTTGATGATCGGCAACGGCCTGCAAGGGACGCTGTTGGGTCTGCGCGGGGAAGTTGAAGGTTTTTCAACGCTCGAAATTTCGATCGTCATGTCGGCCTATTTCTTGGGCTTTCTCGGCGGGTCACGGTTCACCCCTAAGATGATCGGTAAGGTCGGGCATGTTCGTGTCTTTGCGGCGCTCGCATCCACAATCTCGGCTGTTCTGATCGCATATCCCGTCTTGACGGAACCTTGGGCATGGATATTGGGCCGGACCGTGATCGGTTTCTGTTTTTGCGGCGTGTATATCACCGCCGAAAGCTGGCTGAACGATTCATCCGATAACGAAAACCGTGGCCAAGCGCTGTCGATCTATATGATCGTTCAAATGGCAGGCATCGTTTCGGCGCAATACCTTGTGACCTTGGGCGATATCAGCGGCTACGTCCTCTTTATCGTGGCCTCAATGCTCGTTTCACTGGCGTTTGCACCAATTCTACTGAGCGCGGGGCGTATCCCGGAGTTCGGCACAGCCAAACCAATGAGCATCAAGCAGTTGATCAAGACTTCGCCCCTAGGCAGCGTCGGGATGTTCCTGTTGGGCGGGGTGTTTGCGGCCCAGTTCGGTATGTCAGCTGTCTACGGTCAACGGGTGGGGCTGACGGTTGGGCAAATCTCGGTCTTCATATCCGCGATTTATATCTCCGCGCTCGTTTTCCAATATCCCATCGGTTGGCTATCGGACCGGATTGATCGTCGAATCCTGATTGTGGGTCTTGGCGCATTCGGGGCAGGTGGCTGTCTTGTGGCCTATGGCGCGGGTGCGGTCGTGGAAGACAGCTTTATCGCGATCGTAATCGGTGGCGTGATCATGGGGGGGACATCCAACCCGCTTTATGCACTGCTGATCGCCTACACCAATGACTACCTCGAAAAAGAAGACATGGCTGGTGCTTCTGGTGGATTGCTGTTCGTCAACGGCGTTGGGGCTGTGTCGGGCCCGTTGATTTTGGGTTGGATGATGGATCAGGTTGGGCCCGGTGGGTACTGGATGTTCCTTTTGGTCCTGATGGCGGGCATCGCTCTCTACGCCTTGTTCCGGATGACCCAGCGTGAACGTGATATCGAATATGACAACGTACCATACGCGCCGATTTCTGCGGCAGGTACTGCTGTGATCGCCGAGGTCGCACAAGAGGTCTACATCGAAGCGGAAGAAGAAGTCATTGCCGAAGCGGAAGCAGAAGCAGATGATGAAGCAAACGCTGATCAGGAGACTTCAGATGACACAGATCGCGACACCAATTGATGTCCGGACCTATTGGCTTGAAACGTTAAAGCCAAAGGATTGGTATATCGCCAATGATACCGTCGACGCGGACATTACCCAGCGGTTTCAAGAAACGTGGTGTCTCGCGCGTGATGGAGGTTGTCAGAGCTGGCTAGACACGCCGGATGACCTGCTCAGTTACCTGATCCTCTGCGACCAATTTCCGCGCAATATGTTTCGTGGCAGCGGGGACGCTTTTGCGACGGATGCGGCCAGTCGGGATGCAACACGTCTGGCGCTATCGCGGGGCTGGGATATGAAAATCACCGAACCCGCACGGCAATTCATTTACATGCCACTGATGCATTCCGAAGACCTTGGCGATCATGACCTCGCGATTGAACTGTTTGCGACGCGGATGCCTGAAACCGGTGCAAACAACCACGATCACTGCTTAGCCCATCGCAATATCATCGCGGAATTCGGGCGGTTCCCATATCGTAACGCGGCCTTAGGACGCGAAACCACCTCGGCTGAACAGGCATTTCTTGATGCGGGCGGCTA
The Rhodobacteraceae bacterium S2214 genome window above contains:
- a CDS encoding DUF924 domain-containing protein, coding for MATPIDVRTYWLETLKPKDWYIANDTVDADITQRFQETWCLARDGGCQSWLDTPDDLLSYLILCDQFPRNMFRGSGDAFATDAASRDATRLALSRGWDMKITEPARQFIYMPLMHSEDLGDHDLAIELFATRMPETGANNHDHCLAHRNIIAEFGRFPYRNAALGRETTSAEQAFLDAGGYGFALRQVQGAAAK
- a CDS encoding MFS transporter, yielding MVQVFFASWALFLGMFMLMIGNGLQGTLLGLRGEVEGFSTLEISIVMSAYFLGFLGGSRFTPKMIGKVGHVRVFAALASTISAVLIAYPVLTEPWAWILGRTVIGFCFCGVYITAESWLNDSSDNENRGQALSIYMIVQMAGIVSAQYLVTLGDISGYVLFIVASMLVSLAFAPILLSAGRIPEFGTAKPMSIKQLIKTSPLGSVGMFLLGGVFAAQFGMSAVYGQRVGLTVGQISVFISAIYISALVFQYPIGWLSDRIDRRILIVGLGAFGAGGCLVAYGAGAVVEDSFIAIVIGGVIMGGTSNPLYALLIAYTNDYLEKEDMAGASGGLLFVNGVGAVSGPLILGWMMDQVGPGGYWMFLLVLMAGIALYALFRMTQRERDIEYDNVPYAPISAAGTAVIAEVAQEVYIEAEEEVIAEAEAEADDEANADQETSDDTDRDTN